In a single window of the Streptococcus ilei genome:
- a CDS encoding dTDP-4-dehydrorhamnose 3,5-epimerase family protein translates to MTEQFFGKELAARKIEAIPGLLEFDIPVHGDNRGWFKENFQKEKMLPLGFPESFFAEGKLQNNVSFSRKHVLRGLHAEPWDKYISVADEGKVLGTWVDLREGETFGNTYQTVIDASKGIFVPRGVANGFQVLSDKVAYSYLVNDYWALELKPKYAFVNYADPSLDIQWENLEEAEVSEADKNHPLLKDVKPLKAEDL, encoded by the coding sequence ATGACAGAACAATTTTTCGGAAAAGAATTAGCAGCCCGCAAGATTGAAGCCATCCCAGGCTTGTTGGAGTTTGATATTCCAGTCCATGGGGACAACCGTGGCTGGTTCAAGGAAAACTTCCAAAAAGAAAAAATGCTTCCTCTTGGATTTCCTGAAAGCTTCTTTGCGGAAGGCAAGTTGCAAAACAACGTTTCTTTCTCACGCAAGCATGTTTTACGTGGTCTGCATGCAGAACCTTGGGACAAGTACATTTCTGTGGCAGATGAAGGAAAGGTTCTTGGCACTTGGGTAGACCTTCGTGAAGGTGAAACATTTGGGAACACCTATCAAACTGTGATCGATGCCTCTAAAGGGATTTTTGTTCCTCGTGGCGTAGCCAATGGTTTCCAAGTTTTGTCTGACAAAGTAGCCTACAGCTATTTGGTCAATGACTACTGGGCATTGGAGCTCAAGCCAAAATATGCTTTTGTCAACTATGCAGACCCAAGCCTAGACATCCAATGGGAAAACTTGGAAGAAGCAGAAGTCTCAGAAGCAGACAAGAACCACCCATTGCTCAAAGACGTCAAACCCCTAAAAGCAGAAGATTTGTAA
- the rfbB gene encoding dTDP-glucose 4,6-dehydratase: MTEYKNIIVTGGAGFIGSNFVHYVYNNHPDVHVTVLDKLTYAGNRANIEEILGDRVELVVGDIADAALVDQLAAKADAIVHYAAESHNDNSLNDPSPFIHTNFIGTYTLLEAARKYDIRFHHVSTDEVYGDLPLREDLPGHGEGPGEKFTAETKYNPSSPYSSTKAASDLIVKAWVRSFGVKATISNCSNNYGPYQHIEKFIPRQITNILSGIKPKLYGEGKNVRDWIHTNDHSTGVWAILTKGRIGETYLIGADGEKNNKEVLELILEKMGQPKDAYDRVTDRAGHDLRYAIDSTKLREELGWEPQFTNFEAGLEETIKWYTDNQDWWKAEKEAVEANYAKTQEVIK, translated from the coding sequence ATGACTGAATACAAAAACATCATTGTAACCGGTGGCGCTGGTTTCATCGGTTCAAACTTCGTACACTATGTCTACAACAACCATCCAGACGTGCATGTGACTGTCCTTGACAAACTCACTTACGCAGGTAACCGTGCCAACATCGAAGAAATCCTTGGGGATCGTGTTGAATTGGTTGTGGGGGATATTGCTGATGCAGCATTGGTGGACCAATTGGCTGCTAAGGCTGATGCCATTGTTCACTATGCAGCTGAAAGCCACAATGACAATTCATTGAATGACCCATCACCATTTATCCACACCAACTTCATTGGTACATACACACTTTTGGAAGCGGCTCGCAAGTACGATATTCGTTTCCACCACGTGTCAACAGACGAAGTGTATGGGGACCTTCCATTGCGTGAAGATCTTCCTGGACATGGTGAAGGTCCTGGTGAAAAATTTACTGCTGAAACCAAATACAACCCATCATCCCCTTATTCATCAACCAAGGCTGCTTCAGACTTGATCGTTAAGGCTTGGGTACGTTCCTTTGGTGTCAAGGCAACGATTTCCAACTGTTCAAACAACTACGGGCCATACCAACACATCGAGAAATTCATCCCACGTCAAATCACCAATATCTTGTCAGGAATCAAACCAAAACTTTATGGTGAAGGGAAAAACGTCCGTGACTGGATCCACACCAACGATCACTCAACAGGTGTTTGGGCTATTCTTACCAAGGGCCGTATCGGTGAAACTTACTTGATCGGTGCTGACGGTGAAAAGAACAACAAGGAAGTACTTGAGCTCATCCTTGAAAAAATGGGTCAACCAAAAGATGCTTACGACCGTGTGACAGACCGTGCTGGTCACGATTTGCGCTATGCTATTGATTCAACAAAATTGCGTGAAGAATTGGGTTGGGAACCACAATTCACAAACTTCGAAGCCGGTTTGGAAGAAACCATCAAGTGGTATACAGACAACCAAGACTGGTGGAAGGCTGAAAAAGAAGCTGTCGAAGCCAACTACGCAAAAACACAAGAAGTCATCAAATAA
- a CDS encoding DUF6556 family protein has translation MSQYSRKEKHQDSNKPSRSEKVKQSLSLFQMIVATIASLLGIIVTSFTIYSIMKPTTKTEEKKDSSTSVVVVHEKDGSATDSSATGTDISATSSQASDASSEQTDSSQVETSASEAPAETTPSATDTESSAN, from the coding sequence ATGTCACAATACTCACGAAAAGAAAAACACCAAGACAGCAACAAACCATCTAGAAGCGAAAAAGTGAAACAGAGCCTTTCTTTATTCCAGATGATTGTCGCAACGATTGCTAGTCTTCTCGGGATTATCGTTACTTCCTTTACCATTTACAGTATCATGAAACCAACGACTAAGACAGAGGAGAAAAAAGATAGCTCTACTAGCGTTGTTGTTGTCCATGAAAAGGATGGATCTGCTACTGATTCAAGTGCTACAGGGACGGATATCAGTGCTACCAGTAGCCAAGCATCCGATGCAAGCTCTGAACAAACTGATTCATCACAGGTAGAAACCAGTGCCAGTGAAGCTCCTGCAGAAACAACACCTTCTGCTACTGATACCGAATCATCTGCTAATTGA
- a CDS encoding cysteine desulfurase family protein, translated as MIYFDNSATTKPYPEALATYTEVASKIWGNPSSLHNLGSQATRILEASRKQIASLLGKKAEEIFFTSGGTEGDNWAIKGVAFEKAPYGKHMIVSAIEHPAVKESALWLQGQGFEVDIAPVDARGFVQVEELEKLLRPDTTLVSIMAVNNEVGSIQPIQAIADLLADRPTITFHVDGVQALAKISTALYLPDRVDLATFSSHKFHGLRGVGFLYLKEGKKISPLLTGGGQEKDFRSTTENLAGIAATAKALRLAMERQEDFEHKCHQLKEVIREELAHYPDVTVFSGDEGFAPHILTFGIKGVRGEVIVHAFEEYEIYISTTSACSSKAGKPAGTLIAMGVDKALAQTAVRLSLDLENDMSQVEQFLTKFKLIYEKTRKVR; from the coding sequence ATGATTTACTTTGATAATTCAGCAACAACCAAACCTTATCCAGAGGCCTTGGCTACCTACACGGAAGTCGCAAGCAAAATATGGGGAAATCCATCTAGCTTGCACAACTTGGGAAGTCAAGCGACTCGGATCTTGGAGGCATCTCGCAAGCAGATTGCTTCCCTCCTAGGCAAGAAAGCAGAAGAAATCTTTTTCACCTCGGGTGGGACAGAAGGGGACAACTGGGCGATCAAGGGAGTTGCTTTTGAAAAAGCTCCTTACGGGAAGCACATGATTGTCTCAGCTATTGAGCACCCGGCTGTGAAGGAATCAGCCCTCTGGCTACAAGGTCAAGGATTTGAGGTGGATATTGCGCCAGTTGATGCGCGTGGCTTCGTCCAAGTGGAAGAGTTGGAAAAACTCTTGCGTCCGGATACAACCCTCGTTTCGATCATGGCAGTGAATAACGAAGTAGGTTCTATCCAGCCTATTCAAGCCATTGCGGATCTATTGGCGGATCGTCCGACCATCACCTTCCACGTCGATGGGGTTCAGGCTCTTGCTAAGATTTCAACTGCTCTCTACTTACCAGATCGGGTGGATTTAGCGACCTTCTCCAGTCACAAGTTCCATGGACTTCGTGGGGTTGGCTTTCTCTACCTCAAAGAAGGTAAAAAGATCAGTCCCCTCTTAACAGGCGGCGGACAAGAAAAGGACTTTCGTTCGACGACGGAGAACTTAGCTGGAATTGCTGCGACTGCCAAGGCCTTGCGCTTGGCGATGGAGCGTCAAGAGGACTTTGAGCACAAGTGCCATCAGTTAAAAGAAGTCATTCGTGAGGAATTGGCTCACTATCCAGATGTGACGGTCTTCTCTGGAGATGAGGGCTTTGCGCCTCATATCTTGACCTTCGGTATCAAGGGAGTGCGAGGAGAAGTCATCGTCCATGCTTTTGAAGAGTATGAGATTTATATATCGACAACCTCTGCCTGCTCTTCCAAGGCTGGCAAACCAGCTGGAACCTTGATCGCCATGGGAGTAGACAAGGCTCTGGCGCAAACAGCTGTCCGTCTCAGTCTAGATCTCGAAAATGATATGAGTCAAGTCGAGCAATTTTTGACCAAGTTCAAACTGATCTATGAAAAGACGCGAAAGGTGCGTTAA
- the thiI gene encoding tRNA uracil 4-sulfurtransferase ThiI produces the protein MPLTYSEIMIRYGELSTKGKNRMRFINKLRNNISDVLSIYPAVKVTADRDRAHAYLNGTDYEPVAESLKQVFGIQNFSPVYKIEKSVPALVSAVQEIMQEIYQEGMTFKISSKRSDHSFELDSRELNQTLGGAVFEAIPTIKAQMKKPDINLQVEIREEAAYISYETIKGAGGLPVGTSGKGMLMLSGGIDSPVAGYLALKRGVDIEAVHFASPPYTSPGALKKAHDLTRKLTKFGGNIQFIEVPFTEIQEEIKAKAPEAYLMTLTRRFMMRITDRIRQIRGGLVIINGESLGQVASQTLESMQAINAVTNTPVIRPVVTMDKLEIIDIAQAIDTFEISIQPFEDCCTIFAPDRPKTNPKLKNAEQYEQRMDVEALVERAVAGIIVTEITPQAEADEVDELIEDLL, from the coding sequence ATGCCATTAACTTATTCAGAAATTATGATCCGCTACGGGGAGCTTTCTACTAAAGGAAAGAACCGGATGCGCTTCATCAATAAATTGCGCAATAATATCTCAGATGTTTTGTCCATTTACCCAGCTGTCAAAGTGACAGCCGATCGGGACCGTGCTCATGCTTATCTAAATGGAACGGATTACGAACCAGTGGCGGAATCTCTTAAACAGGTCTTCGGGATTCAAAACTTTTCACCAGTCTACAAGATTGAAAAATCAGTCCCAGCCTTGGTTTCAGCCGTTCAAGAAATCATGCAGGAGATTTACCAGGAAGGGATGACCTTCAAGATTTCCAGCAAGCGGAGTGACCATTCTTTTGAACTGGATAGCCGAGAACTCAACCAAACCTTGGGTGGTGCTGTCTTTGAAGCCATTCCAACCATTAAGGCCCAAATGAAAAAACCGGATATCAACCTGCAAGTCGAAATCCGGGAAGAAGCAGCCTATATTTCTTATGAAACCATTAAGGGAGCAGGTGGTCTGCCAGTTGGGACATCTGGTAAAGGCATGCTCATGCTATCTGGTGGGATTGACTCTCCGGTAGCGGGTTACCTAGCCTTGAAGCGGGGTGTGGATATCGAAGCGGTCCATTTTGCTAGCCCACCTTATACCAGTCCTGGCGCGCTGAAAAAAGCCCACGATTTAACTCGAAAATTGACCAAGTTTGGGGGCAATATCCAGTTTATCGAAGTACCATTTACTGAGATTCAAGAAGAGATCAAGGCAAAGGCACCAGAAGCCTACCTCATGACCTTGACTCGTCGCTTTATGATGCGGATCACAGATCGCATCCGTCAAATTCGTGGTGGCCTAGTCATCATCAATGGGGAAAGTCTTGGTCAGGTTGCCAGCCAAACGCTAGAGAGCATGCAGGCTATCAATGCCGTGACCAATACGCCCGTCATCCGTCCAGTGGTGACCATGGACAAGTTGGAGATTATTGACATCGCCCAGGCCATCGATACCTTTGAAATCTCTATCCAGCCTTTCGAAGATTGCTGTACCATCTTTGCTCCGGATCGTCCAAAGACTAATCCAAAACTCAAAAATGCAGAGCAGTATGAGCAACGTATGGACGTGGAAGCCTTGGTGGAGCGGGCTGTCGCAGGTATTATCGTAACAGAGATCACGCCTCAAGCAGAAGCAGATGAAGTCGATGAGCTGATTGAGGATTTGTTGTAA
- the rplU gene encoding 50S ribosomal protein L21 — protein MSTYAIIKTGGKQVKVEVGQAVYVEKLNVEAGQEVTFNEVVLVGGENTVVGTPLVSGATVVGTVEKQGKQKKVVTYKYKPKKGSHRKQGHRQPYTKVVINAINA, from the coding sequence ATGAGCACATACGCAATCATTAAAACTGGCGGAAAACAAGTTAAAGTTGAAGTTGGTCAAGCAGTCTACGTTGAAAAATTGAACGTTGAAGCTGGTCAAGAAGTTACATTTAACGAAGTTGTTCTTGTTGGTGGTGAAAACACTGTTGTCGGAACTCCACTTGTTTCAGGAGCTACTGTTGTTGGAACTGTTGAAAAACAAGGAAAACAAAAGAAAGTTGTTACTTACAAGTACAAACCTAAAAAAGGTAGCCACCGTAAACAAGGTCACCGTCAACCTTACACTAAAGTTGTCATCAACGCAATCAACGCTTAA
- a CDS encoding ribosomal-processing cysteine protease Prp, whose product MIQAVFERAEDGELRSAEITGHAGSGEYGFDVVCASVSTLAINFVNSVEKFAGYEPELELNEEEGGFMRVTIPTDIPPHQREMTQLFFESFFLGMANLSENSSEFVQTRVITEN is encoded by the coding sequence ATGATACAAGCAGTCTTTGAACGAGCCGAAGATGGCGAGCTGAGGAGTGCAGAAATCACTGGGCACGCTGGAAGTGGCGAATACGGCTTTGATGTCGTGTGTGCATCGGTTTCTACGCTTGCCATTAACTTTGTCAACTCTGTTGAGAAATTTGCAGGCTATGAACCGGAACTAGAATTAAACGAAGAAGAGGGTGGCTTCATGCGGGTAACAATCCCGACAGACATTCCACCTCACCAAAGAGAAATGACCCAACTATTCTTTGAATCATTTTTCTTAGGGATGGCAAACTTATCGGAGAACTCATCCGAGTTCGTCCAAACAAGAGTTATCACAGAAAACTAA
- the rpmA gene encoding 50S ribosomal protein L27, giving the protein MLKLNLANLQLFAHKKGGGSTSNGRDSQAKRLGAKAADGQTVTGGSILYRQRGTHIYPGVNVGRGGDDTLFAKVEGVVRFERKGRDKKQVSVYPIAK; this is encoded by the coding sequence ATGTTGAAATTGAATCTTGCTAACTTGCAACTTTTCGCCCACAAAAAAGGTGGAGGTTCTACATCAAACGGACGTGATTCACAAGCAAAACGTCTTGGAGCTAAAGCAGCTGATGGACAAACTGTAACAGGTGGATCTATCCTTTACCGTCAACGCGGTACTCACATCTACCCAGGTGTGAACGTTGGACGTGGTGGAGACGATACTTTGTTCGCTAAAGTTGAAGGCGTAGTACGCTTCGAACGCAAAGGTCGCGATAAGAAACAAGTTTCTGTTTACCCAATCGCAAAATAA
- a CDS encoding LysR family transcriptional regulator has product MNIQQLRYVVAIANSGTFREAAEKMYVSQPSLSISVRDLEKELGFKIFRRTSSGTFLTRRGMEFYEKAQELVKGFDVFQNQYANPEEEKKEFSISSQHYDFLPPLITQFSVLYPENKNFRIFESTTVQILDEVAQGHSELGIIYLNKQNTKGIMQRVDKLGLEVIDLIPFQTHIYLRKDHPLAQKEFLVMEDLAHLPTVRFTQEKDEYLYYSENFVDTSGSSQLFNVTDRATLNGILERTNAYATGSGFLDSQSVNGITVIPLIDDLDNKMVYVKREEVDLSPVAEKFVQVMEVYFDEKR; this is encoded by the coding sequence ATGAATATTCAACAGTTACGCTATGTTGTCGCGATTGCCAATAGTGGTACTTTTCGTGAAGCAGCTGAAAAAATGTACGTGAGTCAGCCGAGTCTGTCAATCTCGGTGAGAGACTTGGAAAAGGAACTGGGCTTTAAGATTTTCCGTCGGACTAGTTCAGGGACTTTCTTGACCCGTCGTGGAATGGAATTTTATGAAAAAGCCCAAGAATTGGTTAAGGGCTTTGATGTTTTTCAAAACCAGTATGCCAATCCTGAGGAAGAAAAGAAGGAATTCTCGATCTCGAGTCAGCACTATGATTTCCTTCCTCCTTTGATTACCCAATTCTCTGTTCTTTACCCTGAGAATAAAAACTTCCGGATATTTGAGTCGACCACGGTTCAAATCTTGGATGAAGTGGCTCAAGGGCACAGTGAATTAGGGATTATCTACCTCAACAAGCAAAATACCAAAGGAATCATGCAACGGGTGGATAAATTGGGCTTAGAAGTGATTGACCTCATTCCTTTCCAGACTCATATCTATTTGCGCAAGGACCATCCATTGGCTCAGAAAGAATTTCTGGTCATGGAGGATTTGGCTCACTTGCCGACCGTTCGCTTTACCCAGGAAAAGGATGAGTATCTCTACTATTCGGAGAACTTCGTCGATACCAGTGGTAGCTCGCAGCTCTTCAATGTGACAGACCGAGCGACCCTGAATGGGATCCTAGAGCGGACCAACGCCTATGCGACTGGTTCTGGCTTTTTGGATAGCCAATCGGTGAATGGCATTACTGTTATTCCCTTGATCGATGATTTGGATAATAAAATGGTCTATGTCAAACGGGAAGAGGTGGATCTCTCACCAGTGGCTGAGAAGTTTGTCCAAGTTATGGAAGTCTACTTTGATGAGAAGAGGTAG
- the lspA gene encoding signal peptidase II, which produces MKRKVSIFISILLLIVLDQAVKWYVVKEIPLGGMRSFIPKVVSLTYLKNSGAAFSMLENQQWFFTIITIIAMGAAFVYLYRHIKGSLWLLLGLTLIISGGIGNFIDRLRQGFVVDMFHLDFMNFAIFNVADIYLTIGVGLLLIYLLREESHGS; this is translated from the coding sequence ATGAAGAGAAAAGTAAGTATTTTTATCAGTATCCTCCTCTTGATTGTCTTGGACCAAGCTGTTAAGTGGTATGTGGTCAAGGAAATCCCACTGGGGGGCATGCGTTCATTCATTCCCAAAGTTGTCAGCCTGACCTATCTCAAGAACTCAGGTGCTGCCTTTTCCATGCTAGAAAACCAACAGTGGTTCTTTACCATCATTACCATCATAGCGATGGGGGCAGCCTTTGTCTACCTTTATCGTCACATCAAAGGTTCCCTCTGGCTCTTGTTGGGGTTGACCTTGATTATCTCAGGAGGAATTGGCAACTTTATTGACCGACTCCGTCAGGGCTTTGTCGTCGATATGTTCCACTTGGACTTTATGAATTTTGCCATCTTCAATGTAGCAGACATCTATTTAACCATCGGTGTAGGACTGCTACTGATTTATCTATTGAGAGAGGAGAGCCATGGAAGTTAG
- a CDS encoding RluA family pseudouridine synthase: MEVRVEVAGARLDKAVSELTELSRGLANEQIKEGKILVNGQVKKAKYTVKEGDVISYEVPQVEEVTYEAEDIPLEIVYQDADVAVVNKSQGMVVHPSAGHTSGTLVNALMYHIKDLSGINGELRPGIVHRIDKDTSGLLMVAKNDAAHVALADELKAKKSLRKYWAIVHGNLPNDRGVIEAPIGRSDKDRKKQAVTAKGKPALTRFHVLERFGDYSLVELQLETGRTHQIRVHMAYIGHPVAGDEVYGPRRTLKGHGQFLHAKTLGFTHPRTGEVMEFSVEVPEIFQKTLEQLRQG, translated from the coding sequence ATGGAAGTTAGAGTAGAAGTCGCTGGAGCGCGACTGGATAAGGCTGTCTCAGAGTTGACTGAACTCTCACGTGGCTTGGCCAATGAGCAGATCAAGGAAGGAAAAATCCTCGTCAACGGTCAAGTCAAAAAGGCCAAGTATACCGTAAAAGAAGGGGATGTCATCAGCTATGAAGTCCCTCAAGTGGAAGAAGTGACCTATGAAGCAGAAGATATCCCCTTAGAGATTGTCTATCAGGATGCGGATGTCGCAGTGGTCAATAAATCCCAGGGCATGGTGGTCCATCCGAGTGCTGGTCACACCAGTGGAACTCTGGTCAATGCCCTCATGTATCACATCAAAGACTTGTCAGGGATCAATGGGGAGCTTCGTCCAGGGATCGTCCATCGGATTGACAAAGACACCTCTGGCCTCCTCATGGTGGCCAAGAACGATGCGGCCCATGTAGCCTTAGCAGATGAGCTCAAGGCTAAGAAGTCCCTGCGTAAGTATTGGGCCATTGTTCATGGCAATCTACCCAACGATCGGGGTGTCATTGAGGCGCCGATTGGGCGGAGTGACAAGGACCGCAAGAAGCAGGCTGTGACAGCCAAAGGGAAACCAGCCCTGACCCGTTTCCATGTCTTGGAACGTTTCGGGGATTATAGCTTGGTCGAGCTGCAATTGGAGACTGGGCGAACCCACCAGATCCGGGTTCATATGGCCTATATTGGCCATCCGGTCGCTGGTGATGAAGTCTATGGACCTCGCAGGACTTTGAAAGGCCATGGGCAATTCCTCCATGCTAAGACACTGGGCTTTACCCATCCTCGGACGGGAGAGGTCATGGAGTTTTCAGTTGAGGTTCCGGAGATTTTCCAAAAAACCTTGGAGCAGCTCCGTCAAGGATAA
- a CDS encoding ATP-binding cassette domain-containing protein: MLKLSHLTIRHTKDLRDLVRDLSLTIHEGEKVAIIGEEGNGKSSLLQVLMSPKSLPDYLTIEGEITTSFHSYAYIPQTLPEALKGKTLEEYFFGEDELDYATLYRLADQLHFNSDRFASDQAIGSLSGGEALKVQLLHELCCPHELLFLDEPSNDLDLETLDWLQQMIQTSPQTIIFISHHEDFLTQTADTIIHLRQIKHRKEAETIVEHLGYQDYSSQREQQFNQQSQQAANDQRAYRKTMEKHRRVRQQVETSLRNTKDSTAGRLLAKKMKSLLSQEKRYEREFQSMTSQPYDEEIINLHFPPLTPLSPQKRVLLLDQEELAIGDRVLVKNLSLTLLGQDKIGIIGSNGVGKSTFLKMIWKSLQKNESIRTAYMPQDYTERLPLTQTPVQFLQHSGDREEINTIQLHLASLNFTYSEMHHPISELSGGQQGKLFLLQLVLTSPQFLLLDEPTRNFSPTSQPEIRRLFADYPGGLVTVSHDRTFLKEVCKKIYRLTENGLVEIEAL, from the coding sequence ATGCTAAAACTATCCCACCTCACTATCCGACATACAAAAGATTTACGAGATCTGGTTCGAGATCTTTCTCTGACCATTCATGAAGGAGAAAAAGTTGCTATTATTGGCGAAGAAGGGAATGGAAAATCTTCCTTACTTCAGGTCCTCATGTCCCCAAAATCTCTACCAGATTATCTGACCATAGAAGGAGAAATCACCACTTCCTTTCACTCCTATGCCTATATTCCCCAGACTTTACCGGAAGCTTTGAAGGGAAAAACCTTGGAAGAATATTTTTTTGGAGAGGACGAGCTAGACTATGCCACCCTCTACAGACTGGCAGATCAATTGCATTTTAATAGCGACCGCTTTGCAAGCGATCAAGCTATCGGAAGTCTATCTGGAGGAGAAGCCCTCAAGGTCCAACTGCTTCACGAACTTTGTTGTCCTCATGAATTACTATTTTTAGATGAACCTTCAAATGATCTGGATTTGGAGACCTTGGATTGGCTCCAGCAGATGATCCAAACGAGTCCCCAAACAATAATATTTATTTCCCATCATGAGGATTTTTTGACTCAGACGGCGGATACGATCATCCACCTCAGACAGATCAAACACCGCAAGGAAGCTGAAACCATCGTAGAGCATCTAGGCTATCAAGACTACAGTAGCCAGAGGGAACAACAATTTAATCAACAGTCTCAGCAAGCGGCCAACGATCAACGAGCCTACCGAAAAACTATGGAGAAGCACCGTCGTGTCCGTCAGCAAGTCGAAACCTCCTTACGAAACACCAAAGATAGCACTGCTGGACGTCTCCTGGCAAAGAAAATGAAGTCCCTCCTCTCACAAGAAAAGCGCTACGAGCGAGAATTCCAATCCATGACTTCCCAACCCTATGATGAGGAAATCATCAATCTGCATTTCCCACCCCTCACTCCCTTGTCTCCTCAAAAACGTGTCCTTCTCTTAGATCAGGAAGAGCTCGCAATTGGTGATCGTGTCCTGGTCAAGAACCTCTCCCTTACTCTTCTAGGACAGGATAAAATAGGGATTATCGGTTCCAACGGTGTTGGGAAATCCACTTTCCTAAAAATGATCTGGAAAAGTCTACAGAAGAATGAGAGTATCCGCACTGCCTATATGCCTCAAGATTACACTGAACGTCTCCCTCTGACTCAGACACCCGTTCAATTTCTACAGCATTCAGGCGATCGTGAAGAAATCAACACCATTCAATTGCATTTAGCCTCCCTCAACTTTACCTATTCTGAAATGCACCATCCAATCTCTGAACTTTCTGGTGGCCAGCAAGGAAAACTCTTCCTCCTTCAATTAGTACTCACAAGTCCCCAGTTTCTGCTCTTGGACGAGCCTACTCGTAATTTTTCACCCACTTCCCAACCAGAAATTCGTCGCCTATTCGCAGACTACCCAGGCGGACTGGTTACAGTGTCCCACGATCGGACCTTCCTCAAAGAAGTCTGCAAAAAGATCTATCGTCTGACTGAAAATGGTTTGGTAGAAATAGAGGCTCTCTAA
- the hemW gene encoding radical SAM family heme chaperone HemW, with the protein MQAKPSSAYVHIPFCTQICYYCDFSKVFIKNQPVDAYLEHLIQETRSYEIGKLRTLYIGGGTPTALSAQQLAYLLTELPKFMDLSEVEEFTIEANPGDLDPDKIAVLKDSQVNRVSLGVQTFDNKMLKKIGRSHQEQDIYDNIRHLKQAGFDNISIDLIYALPGQTMDQVKENVAKAIDLDIPHMSLYSLILENHTVFMNRMRRGKLPLPKEELEAEMFEYIIEELEKAGFEHYEISNFSKPGFESRHNLVYWDNAEYYGLGAGASGYVDGIRYKNHGPIRHYLVAVEAGKARITEEHLTLEEKMEEELFLGLRKKTGVSKARFEEKFGVSFDQRYGQVVASLTEQGLLVPDDKQVRMTKRGLFLGDTVAEKFILE; encoded by the coding sequence ATGCAAGCTAAACCGTCTTCTGCCTATGTGCATATTCCATTTTGTACCCAGATTTGTTATTATTGTGACTTTTCTAAGGTTTTTATCAAGAATCAACCGGTCGATGCCTATCTGGAACACTTAATCCAGGAGACTCGATCCTATGAGATTGGCAAACTGCGTACTCTCTACATTGGTGGAGGGACACCGACAGCTCTATCTGCCCAGCAACTGGCCTATCTCTTGACAGAATTGCCCAAGTTCATGGACCTATCGGAGGTAGAAGAGTTTACCATCGAGGCCAATCCAGGAGATTTGGATCCGGATAAGATTGCGGTCCTCAAGGACTCTCAGGTCAATCGGGTCTCTCTGGGTGTCCAAACCTTTGATAACAAGATGCTGAAAAAGATCGGACGGAGTCACCAGGAGCAGGATATCTATGACAATATCCGCCACCTCAAGCAGGCTGGCTTTGATAACATTTCTATCGACTTGATCTATGCTCTGCCGGGTCAGACCATGGACCAGGTCAAGGAAAATGTCGCCAAGGCGATCGACTTGGACATCCCCCATATGAGTCTCTATAGTTTGATTTTAGAAAACCACACGGTCTTTATGAATCGGATGAGACGAGGCAAGCTTCCTCTGCCCAAAGAAGAGCTGGAAGCAGAGATGTTCGAGTACATCATTGAAGAGCTGGAAAAAGCAGGCTTTGAACATTATGAGATTTCTAATTTCTCTAAGCCTGGCTTTGAAAGTCGGCACAATCTGGTCTACTGGGATAATGCAGAATACTATGGTCTAGGAGCAGGAGCTTCAGGCTATGTGGACGGGATTCGCTACAAGAATCATGGGCCTATCCGGCATTATCTGGTGGCTGTTGAGGCAGGTAAGGCTCGGATAACAGAGGAGCACCTGACACTGGAAGAGAAAATGGAAGAGGAGTTGTTCCTCGGTCTACGGAAAAAGACAGGTGTGTCCAAGGCACGTTTTGAAGAAAAATTTGGTGTCTCCTTTGACCAACGCTATGGACAAGTGGTGGCCAGTCTGACGGAGCAGGGACTCTTGGTTCCAGATGACAAGCAGGTTCGGATGACCAAGAGAGGCTTGTTCCTTGGAGATACCGTAGCAGAGAAATTTATATTGGAGTAA